The DNA sequence tgagtactggtaagacacagctattatacacttttctcttgagggataatggcaacctgctgttcatgatctgagaatggctgccaaacgcaccccagcccattcttattcttctgattatttctgtctcatgatctggatccgcagtcactacctgccctaactagatgtgttcccttaccacttccagtgcttcgctacctatcgtaaactgctgttctcttccgagactgttaaacattactttagttttctgcagattaattttcagacccacccttctgctttgcctctccaggtcagtgagcatgcattgcaattggtctcctgagttactaagcagcgcaatatcatcagcgaatcgcaagttgctaaggtgttctccatgaacttttatacccatttcttcccaatccagatctctgaatacctcctgcaaacacgctgtgaatagcattggagagatcgtatctccctgcctgacgcctttctttactgggattttgttgctttctttatggaggattacggtgactgtggagccgctatagatatctttcagtatttttacatacggctcgtctacaccctgattccgtaatgcctccatgactgctgaggtttcgacagaatcaaatgctttctcgtaatcaatgaaagctgtatataagggttggttatatcctgcacatttctctaccacctgattgacagtgtgaatatggtctgttgttgagtagattttatggaatcctgcctggtcctttggttgacagaagtctaaggtgttcctgattctatttgtgattaccgtAGTAAATGTTTTGTAGGCGaccgacagtaagctgatcggtctataatttttcaagtctttggcgtcacctttcttatggattaggatgtTGTGTTCATATATTCATAGCATGTATAGTGTGGGCTAAATAAATTTAGAGCCcctaattttttattgaaattttgGCAATATTGATCTAGCCTGGTAGGATTttgaataaagaaacaatatgCATGCAGTGAGGCAATTGTTCGGAAACTTGTAGTAAGAAAATACACTAGCCAAATATGTAGTAGTCCCAACACGTGCTGTAAGCACGTATGTATGCATCGCAAAGAATACATGAGGAACAAGTGCAAAGCACATTTATTGTAGTTACTGAGCATCATCAATACAGGCCTGGTTCAGAAGAGCCATGAAGGTTATTTTTATCATTAAGAGAATAAAAGCTGACTGCCTTTCATATTTCTACTACTGCATTTCAAAAAGGGAACATCACATGCATGTACTCCAAGATGTGGCATGTAGTAAACAACCCCAGGTTGCAGGCATAATGTGGGCTCGGATGAAAAGTTAATCAAATTGTAAATTAGTTATCAAAGCGGCGCACAAATTGTGTAACACAATGGGGCAGTAATCACATGAAAATACTAGAATGTATACAAACAATTAAAGAATCTTAATTAGTTGCATATATCAAAAGAGCAATATCTCTTGAGGATGAAGTGAACAAGCAAcaaaaagtacatacacaagtGCGCTCGACATTACAAAAGTAAGCACACAATGAAGAAACGAAGCTGGAAGTACATATGATTAAATGTCTGCACAATTGCAAGATACGTGAATATTAAAGAACTAGTGCAGGTATATAAAACAGGAGCATATATGAAAATTAAATTGGTTTCGATTGATCAATGCGTGAGAATAAAagcaaagtaaaaagaaaaaaaagaggcacgCAAGTGGACGGATACTGAAAAAACGAaacgtatatgtgtgtgtgccaTGCGTACAGTAAGAGAATATATATCACAGTCAAGCCACAAATGTAAATAACCTTTGCGAACGAACTCTTATCACGAACCCTCATACAGTAGGTCGTGATTGAGAGGCTCTGGGCGATGCTGTCGCGGAAGGCTGCTGCCGACAGGGCTGGTGCGTCATCGCCTTCGGCGGGTTCAGCAGACGAGACATCGGGAGCGCTGTCGCTCGCGTCGAGGTCCTCCACGACGTCGCCGCATCATCGAGCTTTGTTGTGCAGCACACAGGCTGCCTGCTTTATGCTGCCGACATCAATATATAGCAGCCGCTGGAACCGCGCTTTGAGGATTCCGAAGGCCCCCTCAATTACCACTCGCTGCTGTGCGCGTAGTTGAAGGCACTCATCCATGGCTCACCGTAGTCTGGCGGTAGGGTGGCAGCAACCACGTCGTCAAAGGATATGCAGCGTCCCCCAAGTCTCCTGCGGCGGTTAATGTATGGTGATAAAATAATTGAAACACACACAGACTGAATATGACACGAAAATATATACAGCTATATCAAACCTTCGAGCTTCTACGCATCATCAGGGTATTCATTACTTGCCTGGGAGCATACATGCATTTTCTGACCCCTTGCGTGCTATACTTAATTTAATTTTGCATTATAATAAATATGTATTAGTGGTACGAAATGAGGTGATTTCATACCTTCGAAATTGGCCGGTGCTTCATCGTACACGAAGCTGTCCCGGAGAACACGAGCATCGTGGGCGCTCCTGGGCATTCGGATGAACACATCGATGAACAGCATATCTGTATTTCAGACCCCCTGAAGAATGATCTAGGGGAATTTCTCCCTGTTGTAATAACTTTGCTCAGACTCCGACGGCCTGGAAATGCGGACGTAACATCCATCGATGGCAACGATAACGTCCGGGAGTCCCGACCTGCGACGAACCAACCCCAAGAACGCCCGCTTGCTCCGCTCCTTTTGGTCGCGGTCAGGCCAGCAGACTTCTCTCGCACTTATGGAGAAGATGAAGTCCAAGACACGGTTAAGTGCGGCGTGGACGGTTGATTCGCTGACATCGAACTTGTCGGCAATGTGATACATACTTTGTTGCGTGCCTGTGTACGTTAGCGCAATAAGAACCGTTTTCTCGGCCGAAATTCGGGGACGTCCTCGGGTACCTTCTGGGTAGTAGCTCGACGCCTCGAACTCCTCGACCAGGGCTCCACATGTGCTGCTTGAGAGCCGGAACAACTTCTTCAACTCAAATTCCAGGTACGTTGGCACAACATTTCCAACGTACAAAGGCACCCTGTGCCGATCCTGTCTTTGCAGCTTCGTTAAATGGTGAACTAATGCGAGCTCATCACCGATGAAATCTTCGTCGGCGTTGTCATTACGGGATGATCTCGCGAAAAGCAGGCTGAACAGCGATGTAGCCACTCGAAGGAGTTCTTCGGCAATCATGTTTACACGCGGAGAACGCGCAAGCGAGCAGACGACACCGAgtttcggcgctttctctgacgccagacattattgtaactaatttcactacttttaggggtacttttcaagcacagtggccgcgctcggcgtagtggcacatttagcgaaaagcagctcggctgtgtgccgcagttagtttcacgtGTAGTGGATCTCACCGGGACAAGTtccggcgctttctctgacgccaGACAATATTGTGACGAACTTcactactttttggggtacttttcaagcaaagtggccgcgctcggcgtagtggcacatttagcgaaaagcagctcggctgtgtgccgcagttagtttcacgtGTAGTGAATCTCACCGGGACAAGTtccggcgctttctctgacgccaGACAATATTGTGACGAACTTcactactttttggggtacttttcaagcaaagtggccgcgctcggcgtagtggcacatttagcgaaaagcagctcggctgtgtgccgcagttagtttcacgtGTAGTGAATCTCACCGGGACAAgtttcggcgctttctctgacgccaGACAATATTGTGACGAACTTCACTGCTTTTTgggtacttttcaagcaaagtggccgcgctcggcgtagtggcacatttagcgaaaagcagctcggctgtgtgccgcagttagtttcacgtGTAGTGAATCTCACCGGGACAAgtttcggcgctttctctgacgccaGACAATATTGTGACGAACTTCACtgctttttggggtacttttcaagcacactggccgcgctcggcgtagtggcacatttagcgaaaagcagctcggctgtgtgccgcagttagtttctcGTGTAGTGAATCTCACCGGGACAAgtttcggcgctttctctgacgcctGACAATATTGTGACGAACTTcactactttttggggtacttttcaagcacagtggccgcgctcggcgtagtggcacatttagcgaaaagcagctcggctgtgtgccgcagttagtttcacgtGTAGTGAATCTCACCGGGACAAgtttcggcgctttctctgacgcctGACAATATTGTGACGAACTTCACtgctttttggggtacttttcaagcacagtggccgcgctcggcgtagtggcacatttagcgaaaagcagctcggctgtgtgccgcagttagtttcacgtGTAGTGAATCTCACCGGGACAAgtttcggcgctttctctgacgcctGACAATATTGTGACGAACTTcactactttttggggtacttttcaagcacagtggccgcgctcggcgtagtggcacatttagcgaaaagcagctcggctgtgtgccgcagttagtttcacgtGTAGTGAATCTCACCGGGACAAgtttcggcgctttctctgacgccaGACAATATTGTGACGAACTTCACtgctttttggggtacttttcaagcacagtggccgcgctcggcgtagtggcacatttagcgaaaagcagctcggctgtgtgccgcagttagtttcacgtGTAGTGAATCTCACCGGGACAAgtttcggcgctttctctgacgcctGACAATATTGTGACGAACTTcactactttttggggtacttttcaagcacagtggccgcgctcggcgtagtggcacatttagcgaaaagcagctcggctgtgtgccgcagttagtttcacgtGTAGTGAATCTCACCGGGACAAgtttcggcgctttctctgacgccaGACAATATTGTGACGAACTTCACtgctttttggggtacttttcaagcaaagtggccgcgctcggcgtagtggcacatttagcgaaaagcagctcggctgtgtgccgcagttagtttcacgtGTAGTGAATCTCACCGGGACAAgtttcggcgctttctctgacgccaGACAATATTGTGACGAACTTCACtgctttttggggtacttttcaagcacagtggccgcgctcggcgtagtggcacatttagcgaaaagcagctcggctgtgtgccgcggTTAGTTTCACGTGTAGTGAATCTCACCGGGACAAgatttggcgctttctctgacgccaGACAATATTGTGACGAACTTcactactttttggggtacttttcaagcacagtggccgcgctcggcgtagtggcacatttagcgaaaagcagctcggctgtgtgccgcggTTAGTTTCACGTGTAGTGAATCTCACCGGGACAAgtttcggcgctttctctgacgccaGACAATATTGTGACGAACTTcactactttttggggtacttttcaagcacagtggccgcgctcggcgtagtggcacatttagcgaaaagcagctcggctgtgtgccgcagttagtttcacgtGTAGTGAATCTCACCGGGACAAGTTTCGGCACTTTCTCTGACGCCAGACAATATTGTGACGAACTTCACtgctttttggggtacttttcaagcaaagtggccgcgctcggcgtagtggcacatttagcgaaaagcagctcggctgtgtgccgcagttagtttcacgtGTAGTGAATCTCACCGGGACAAgtttcggcgctttctctgacgccaGACAATATTGTGACGAACTTCACtgctttttggggtacttttcaagcacagtggccgcgctcggcgtagtggcacatttagcgaaaagcagctcggctgtgtgccgcggTTAGTTTCACGTGTAGTGAATCTCACCGGGACAAgatttggcgctttctctgacgccaGACAATATTGTaagtaatgttgaattccaatggcggagtcggagcaagtttttctgctcgtttcggagcaagtttgttccaatgacagagtgagagcaggagtaaggtgttccaatgagagagtcggagtggatacagagcgggagtcactgcgtggagcagaaaaagatgctccgccaaaatcggcggagtgtaccggaactctgcgtgacgtatttcctttaccgcgtttgtctgctgggaggcgccaccggtcacgactcgcgagttGTGTTGGTAATGGCGGACGACATGAGCGGCTCGGCTGGTTCGGCAAAGCGTGCGGCAATGCTTCTGCTACTCGAAAGCGACAGCTCGGAGTCGGAAAGCTCAAGTTCCGACACGAGCGATTGCTCGGATAGTGACAACGACGCGGAAACTGCCGCTTACGAGCGGGAATTCGACAGGATGTTCCGAATTCCCGCAAAGAGGCCTAAAGGAGTCGGCTTCATCGAGGACGTCGTGCGGCAGTACTCGGACGATGAGgtaaggaaagaaaaaggaaagcagcATACTCAAGGTTTAACACGTTGTGGTGCTttcgtttctgtttctttttttgtgcagttcCGAAGGCACTTCAGGCTATCTCGACCTGTGGCGGAAAAGTTGATCGCCGACTTTGCCGCGTCGTCAATGTGCCCTTCGGGTACACATGGAGGGGTTCCAGCGAAATCTGCGGAAACGCATATCTTGTCTTTTATCTGGTTAGTTCTCGCCGTTTTTTCTATGCACCTGCCAAATTAACAACGATAAATGAAACGCGAAAGAGTCGGATGCCTGCATAAAAACGCATTTGACTACGAGCTCGTTGCTTGCAATGCACTGTAGTCTGAAGCTCCTTTTTCGGATGCGTGTAATCCCACTGCGCAGGTACGCGGCCAACAAAACCTGCATGAGAAACGTGGCCAGCCGGTTCGACTTGTCGGAAAGCTCCGTTTACCGAATCCTTCATAGAGTAGCCGACTTCCTCCTGACTCTGGGACAGTCGTTGATAAAATTTCCGGCTGACCTGGAGAACCTCACCAAAAGTTTTGAGAAGGTTTGTTTTGATTTTCTTTACCTATAAGAAGCACTGAATATCGGCCAGCCAAGTTTTATTGATATTGCAACATCACTGTGCACGTTTTGTTTGCTATTTCAAGCTCTATAATGCTGGACCTTCATGAAACCATGATAGCTTGTGATGATAACACTCAGAATTTGTACCAGTGGTGGTCGAAACATTTAAGCTAAAAGTTTCTCTTGGGATCACAGCCAATTCCTTGCTTAGGAATGATGCTGCATGCTTTGTCATCACCCACAATAGTAGATGTCTGTTCAGATTTCCGGGCGTACGATGCGATATAGACCATGTCTGCTTTGGCAAGCAAATTCTCATTACGTGCTTCAAATCGATTAAGGGAAGATACATGGGGTTTGCTTTATTTTCTCTCCCATTTTGCTATAGCAAAAAGAGAAGtggatagtaaaaaaaaaaacatgtaatatGTTGTGTGCACGGCAGTGTATGCTGCCCTCAGTACTTCTCAGTTTCATTTGGTTTGTATTTTGTTTCTTTAACTTAAAATAAATGGTGCTGTGCCATGAAGGGTATGCTGTTAACGTCAGTTAATGGGTATGAGCACCAGTATTTTCCCTTAAAACTCCTTGCAAATGCTCATTTTATGTTCAGACATGGATGATATCGCTCAATACAAGTGTATGACTTGCTTGCAGGTGTCTGGAATGCCTGATGTTGTTGGCTGCATCGATGGGTCATACATCAAGATACAGTGCCCGGAGAAGAAGGTTGCTTCGACATATTGCGACAGGCACCATTACCTTTCGCTCATACTACAGGCCGTCTGCGATGACAAAAGGCGCTTCCTGGACACGTTCATTGGAAGTTCAAGCAAAATGCACGATTCGCATGTGTTCAGCTTGTCGCCACTTTCAATGAAAATCTCTGCAGTCTGTCAGGGGTCTTACCATCTTTTAGGGGACGCAGCGTATTCACTGCGGGAACACCTGTTGACACCCTACAGGGATTACGGTGCTTTAACAACGCAGCAAAAGCACTTTAATTATAAGTTTTCAGCTACAAGAGTTTTCATTGAAAATGCATTTAGCACCCTAAAAAAGCGCTTCAGACAGCTAATGTATCTTGAGCTCCGCACTATTCCCTGGCTCAATAAGTTTATCATAAGCTGCTGCGTTCTGCACAACTTGTGCATCGAGTATGGTGATGTAGAgccagatgatgatgataatgaacaaGTACCCAGTGACGTTCAGTGGCAGAATTGCAGTGATAATCATATTGAGAAATCCGGTGAAGAGCGAGCACTGCGCAGGCTTGGAGAAATTAAGCGCACGAAAGTCTTGGCAAAgctcctgcaaacttcttaatcgcatccacccacctaactttctgctgccccctgctatgtttcccttggaatccagtccgtaacccttaatgcccatcggttatcttccctcttcattacatgtcctgcccatgcccatttctttttcttgatttcaactaagatgttattaacttgcatttgttccctcacccaatctgctcttttcttatcccttaacgttatccccatcattcttctttccatagctcgttgcgtcgtcctcaatttaaatagaaccctttacgtaagcctccaggtttctgccccgtacatgagtagtggtaagacacagctgtt is a window from the Dermacentor albipictus isolate Rhodes 1998 colony chromosome 6, USDA_Dalb.pri_finalv2, whole genome shotgun sequence genome containing:
- the LOC135902265 gene encoding putative nuclease HARBI1, with the translated sequence MADDMSGSAGSAKRAAMLLLLESDSSESESSSSDTSDCSDSDNDAETAAYEREFDRMFRIPAKRPKGVGFIEDVVRQYSDDEFRRHFRLSRPVAEKLIADFAASSMCPSGTHGGVPAKSAETHILSFIWYAANKTCMRNVASRFDLSESSVYRILHRVADFLLTLGQSLIKFPADLENLTKSFEKVSGMPDVVGCIDGSYIKIQCPEKKVASTYCDRHHYLSLILQAVCDDKRRFLDTFIGSSSKMHDSHVFSLSPLSMKISAVCQGSYHLLGDAAYSLREHLLTPYRDYGALTTQQKHFNYKFSATRVFIENAFSTLKKRFRQLMYLELRTIPWLNKFIISCCVLHNLCIEYGDVEPDDDDNEQVSEYLL